Proteins encoded together in one Bombiscardovia nodaiensis window:
- a CDS encoding hydrolase: MSNSIQAPIEAVIFDLGGVISRWVPEDALCSRYRPETIQQFFRDCNFFALNDDLDAGMSWQEAYERIAASSDEGHRELYLQMMHWYHDHFAQTQAGDIPGAVQMVRDLQAAGVGVYALTNWNGDTFHYGLDAMPILQEFNGILVSGDCGIRKPDIRIYQLAIERFALTPERSLFVDDKQVNAEGARAAGLQALEFTGMAALRQQLITVGLPLPALQ; the protein is encoded by the coding sequence ATCTTCGATTTAGGGGGTGTTATCTCCCGCTGGGTGCCCGAAGATGCCCTCTGCAGCCGCTATCGCCCGGAAACTATCCAGCAATTTTTCCGCGACTGCAACTTCTTCGCCCTCAACGACGATCTCGATGCTGGAATGAGCTGGCAGGAGGCCTACGAGCGCATCGCGGCCTCAAGCGACGAGGGCCACCGCGAGCTCTACCTGCAGATGATGCACTGGTACCACGATCATTTTGCTCAGACCCAGGCCGGCGATATTCCCGGAGCAGTACAGATGGTCCGCGACTTACAGGCAGCCGGAGTGGGGGTGTACGCGCTCACCAATTGGAATGGAGACACCTTCCACTACGGGCTCGATGCCATGCCCATCCTGCAGGAGTTTAACGGCATCCTAGTCTCGGGCGACTGCGGGATTCGCAAGCCCGACATCCGCATCTACCAGCTGGCTATCGAGCGTTTCGCTCTCACACCCGAGCGTTCGCTCTTTGTGGACGACAAGCAAGTCAACGCCGAAGGCGCCCGCGCTGCCGGCCTCCAAGCCCTGGAATTCACAGGTATGGCTGCCCTCCGCCAGCAGCTGATTACTGTCGGGCTCCCCCTGCCCGCCCTGCAATAA